DNA from Scheffersomyces stipitis CBS 6054 chromosome 1, whole genome shotgun sequence:
ggGCCAATTCAATCTTTCTAAAAACTTTTCTTTAAATATTAAAAGTGTTCCTCCTTTGCTTCCACCAAGTACCAAACTACTCCAACACTTAGCTGGAACGGGTTGCTGCTCAAGTCTCCGGCATTCTCGTCCGTTACCTTATTCTCTTCGATCGACTCCACTCGACCGACCATCCATTCTTTGTTCTTTGTCCTTTCCTCATCGTCTACCTTCAAGAAATAGTGAGGTGCTCCAATGTTAAAAGCGGCCCATGGCTGTATGCTTTCATTTGCCACTTCCACTGCTCTATCAATTCTTGTAGGCAAAAACAACACCAAATCACCAATTTGAAATCCATTCATGCTGATCTTTGTGGCAAGTCTGCCTACAAGCTTGtggatttcttgttctttgatcttgttctctTTAGTTTGTCTTTTAGCAAAACCTTCGACGTCTCTGAACCGTTTGGAAATTgcattcaagaagaacttcgAGTTGTGAGCACTATCTTCTTGCAACTGGACATTCTCTTGGAACGAGATAATGCGAAGAAAGTCTTCGAATTTTGCATTATTGGCCGTGAAGATCTCGTTGAAAATCGtaatcaacttcaacgattGACTGTTAAACTTgtttgattcttcttcgttgctcTCGTGGCCGTTTTCTGAAGCTGTCAGAGAAGTTCCAGGAACTTCAGGCAAAATCGAACTCAAGTTTGAGATCGTAGTGACCCAAGACATGCTtttatcaacttcatcaattaCTTTTGATGATGGCTTCTCTATAGATATGAACAGAGTGTCATTGGGATCATCAACCGTCTTCTTGGATCTCAATCCCTTAACTCTTGTGATCTTGTACACGTCTCCATCCATTGTCAATAGCAATCCCATGGATTCAAGCACAAAACAGAATTCCAAGAAGTACTCAAAGATATTCTCTGCCAATCTCTTCATGTCATTCATCAATTTGATAATaatgttgttcaagtcgttgacAAGCAAATCGGCATTCTTCTGTCTGGACTGTGTTATTTCCATGAGATTCTCGTAGTCTTCGGTCAATTCATCGACTTTAGCCAGAAGAGTTTTAATTTCATTCTCCAACCcgtttctttctttactGTGCTCGACTTCCTTGGCGGATATATTCGATAACAAATCATTCTTCATCACCACTGTatcattcaattcatttctCATGCTGGAAATTGTGCTGTTCAATGCTATGATCTCCTTATCAGAAGTAGTGTTGATTTCCATGACTCTGGAAAGatcttccttcaacttaCTGACTTGGGCGTCTCTCTGTTccactttcttctctagATTCTCAACCAATTTAGTATCCACTTTGttatccaacttgaacaatctgaattcttcttctttcatcAAAAGCTTTGCATCGGCCTCTTGTCTGTGTGAAGCATTTATGGCTTTTAATTCCTCTATTTCCTTTCTGAGATCCTTGATTAGTTTCTGACTCTCGTCGTTACTTTGATGAAGAGCACTATTCTCATTTATTAATTCTGTattctccttcttgattttgataaGCTCTAAACGGATGTCGATATTAGTTGAATCCAATACGGCTGATTGTGCCGAAGAAGTTCTGGTAGGAACTGATTGCTTCTGTAGTAACTGTTTAGGATCTGACTTTGGAGGTGTCACCGTCTTCTTTTGCGGTTCAATAATCAAACTTAACCTGTTgtcagaagatgaaggtgCTACATTGTTTCGAGTCACGGGCCAGCTGGTTAAGTTCTTAtactgttgttgatgaagtagGCTCTCGAGCTTCTTgattcttgttttcaatcctttgatcaagttcaagtcaAAGTCaatttctccttcttcatcttctttcagTAATATCTTCAGTTTTTCTTCGCCCGACAATGACGTGTATGTGCCCAACGAACTGATCACTCTtgtgatcttcttcatgttGTTGGTGGATCTTATAAGATCTCTGAAGTTTTTGTTCAAAAGCTCTACAAAGTTCTTCGAAGCCTTGGATGACTCTACAAAGGCAATGTAGTTGACAATATCCGACCTTTCTACTTGAATGTCGTGAAGGATTTTGAAtgtttcttccttgatgCCTACCAAGGTCACATCTATGTTAGGAAGCGAAGTTGTAGGGGTCTCGTCACTcaacaaagtcaagaagttgccaAATTTACGTAGCCAGATCTTCCTAAACAACTTCTCATGGTCAATGATAGTAGATAATTGTTCAGATACATTATTGACTATACCCTTGGAGTAGAAGTCGTACCATTCGAATTGTCGTCTCTTTTCTATGAGAACAAACCCAAAAAGTAAAGGCAAATCAATATTCAAAGAAAGGTAATCCTCATACTTCTTGATGGTGTTGATAGTTTCAAACGATATTGGATCTGTCGACTCACTAGGCGTCGTTAAGGTCTTGAGATTGCTCTTGATACtcaccatcttcatctgtaAATTGGCAATACTGTTGAATATCGATACACTTTGTTTGGTGAGCTTCTCCTTAAATTTACGCAATCCAAGAAAATAGTTGTGAAGCTCTACGGCGTTGTCATAAAGCAATGGGGAATAATTTTCCTTGTGCTCTTTATATACCTCATCCAACTTAATCGAGTCATTGTTGGAGACCTGCTCCAAGTCGTTCGTTATGGACCTGCTAAGGCTGTAAATTTTCGCCATTAACTCCAGCAAGTTTACGTCCTTGAATTCATTTATGGAGCCGTTTCGTAACGATTCTATTTCTTTGTCTACagtcaacttctcttcGCCTACGCTGTTGATAGTTTCACTCATGCCATTGAACTTGCTGACAACAAGAGGCAAGTTGGAGCTTACGTAATTTGCAgcttccaacaacttgtcgtggttcaagaagtctACTAGAAACACCAGAGCATCCTTTATCTTGAAAGGAGGATATTGCTTAAGAATATTGTAGCTGTCTATCCAGGTGCGATGCAAGGTCTTGTAGTTGATAAGCTTGATGTAGTTCAAGTAGCTGTTAAAGTTCTTTTCTATCTCATTGATGAAGTTAGTTGCgaactgaaaaatggtATTGAGCGACTTGAAGATTGCATTGATATTCCGTACAAGCTCCTTAGCAAGCTCTTCAGTATGGTGGCAATCCTGGACGATGGCGCGAGCCCATCCTTGGTTGCTCTTTAGACTACTGGAAATGATGCGAATTTGTGTTTCCGTCAGTGCCAACGCCGTTGACGGAGTCGGCTTTACCACTTCGAAGCTTTCAGCAGTATACTGACTAAGTACTTCTGGGTCGTACGAGTTGCCGAAAAGCCTCTTGTCAAACACGTATACCTCattcaactcgttgatgaGCCCGAAATTGAGCTTGATTCCAAACAGCGTGAGCAAAAAGAGGTTGTCTATGGAGTCTACGTGGAGCTGCGTTTGCAAGAATCGTTTGAAGTCGCCTAGAGAATGGTACCGTATGGGTTTGGGTATCCTGGAGGAGGTCCCGGTATGGGCATTGTAAATGATAAGGTATGAAAGATCAGTCATTATGCAAGAATGATACTTTGATTATGTAGATAACGGCGTATTTGATATTGTGGGGGTGAATGAATAATGAATATTCCTAGTGAATAGTGATTTTGAATACTGAATAATGAATAGTGAGTGTGTTAATGAATAGAACTTTTTGAATAACGAATATGAATATGTGCTGTTGATAGTAACCTGAAGATGTAAGCATCAACAAAACGACAATTACAACGAAATGGGTATATCCAGATGTTCCTATTCCTTATTGCTTCTGGAGTTGGTAGTAGAACAGTGGATGGCAAATCTCGCAAACTCAGACCACACTAAAGAAGTTTGGTAGACACGATTTCCACCTATTCTGTATCCACAAAGCGTCCAGAACGTATTGATCAAGATGGAACACCAATTAATGCTGGCTATGGAGGAATGGAAGGAATAAAAAGAGTAATATACTCGTGACGCTTAAATCTACAGCCATAGTTAATATAAGGAGATTTGGGCTGTAGTAGTGCGCATAGTTAACGAAACCGTTAAACGGCTGCGAATAATCGAAAGATATCTAAATCTTTATATTTGTAGATATATACATAAGTAGATACAAGAAGATACGAATATATAAGTGTAATAGAGGAAAGAGAGAGAAGATAAAAAGGCGTTGTGTTTTCTTGAGTTTGTCGTTCTAATTGTTCACCTTGGTTAAGTACTATCCACTGGCTAGCCAATGTGGAAAAGCTTAGAGCATGGCCgagtatatatatatatacatatatgTCACTATTAAAAGAGCTCAATTGGTACTTCTATATGCCTCTCAAAAGTTTCCACATCCTCTTTATAGTTAGCATGTAGTTCTTATCTGAGGCAGCTCTCTGCTATAGCATTTTTAGCACTCGCTTGTCTCATGCTTATTACGGAActttgcaaccattttctGCCAACACACAAAGCATTCGATTGCAGTTGCTAAAGACCAAATGAACAATGACTGCGTCCTAAGAATGTAGTTGCTACCACTCTACCTTTTCTCTCGGTATATTTCTATCTCTATCCAGCATCTTCCATCGCTGGTATAAGTTGTCACGTGAGAACTTCTCCTGCAGATATTCCAGCCTACAAAATCCACATCTCCATTATTTCTATATTTCACCGACTGCTTTTCTGCAACTCAATAGTACCATTAACTCAAAAGCGCAAATGTTAGACCCTACTTCGTTGGAGATCATCTCGCGGTTCAAGCAGGCGGTGTTGACACGGGACAGCAGTTCCCAGAGTCCGAACTTGGCCACTCTGAACCGAGGAAGCAAACTCATGATGCCCACGGCTACAATGGATACCCTACACAGCAAGGTAGTTGAGTACGATGGTGTCAACCATTTGGTTCTCACCAATGACAGCATAGAGAAGAGCAATTTCCGAAACAAGCGCAAGTGGAATGATTTCTACGGAAACGCACGAGATGAGTtagatgaagtagaagacgaagaagacgacgaagatgaagacgatgaaaGTAataatgatgaaaatgaagacgatCATCCTCTCAAACGGTTGAAAATCGCGGAGATACTTGCACCACTCAACCATCCGCTGGAAATCGTATCACATCCAGCGATTCTGAAGACATACAAGTCGCAagtgttgaacaagttggctACAGAGTTGATAGAGTTGATTGAagtagaacaagaaaacCTA
Protein-coding regions in this window:
- the CVT9 gene encoding oligomeric, coiled-coil, peripheral membrane protein, which encodes MTDLSYLIIYNAHTGTSSRIPKPIRYHSLGDFKRFLQTQLHVDSIDNLFLLTSFGIKLNFGLINELNEVYVFDKRLFGNSYDPEVLSQYTAESFEVVKPTPSTALASTETQIRIISSSLKSNQGWARAIVQDCHHTEELAKELVRNINAIFKSLNTIFQFATNFINEIEKNFNSYLNYIKLINYKTLHRTWIDSYNILKQYPPFKIKDASVFLVDFLNHDKLLEAANYVSSNLPLVVSKFNGMSETINSVGEEKLTVDKEIESLRNGSINEFKDVNLSELMAKIYSLSRSITNDLEQVSNNDSIKLDEVYKEHKENYSPLLYDNAVELHNYFLGLRKFKEKLTKQSVSIFNSIANLQMKMVSIKSNLKTLTTPSESTDPISFETINTIKKYEDYLSLNIDLPLLFGFVLIEKRRQFEWYDFYSKGIVNNVSEQLSTIIDHEKLFRKIWLRKFGNFLTLLSDETPTTSLPNIDVTLVGIKEETFKILHDIQVERSDIVNYIAFVESSKASKNFVELLNKNFRDLIRSTNNMKKITRVISSLGTYTSLSGEEKSKILSKEDEEGEIDFDLNLIKGLKTRIKKLESLLHQQQYKNLTSWPVTRNNVAPSSSDNRLSLIIEPQKKTVTPPKSDPKQLLQKQSVPTRTSSAQSAVLDSTNIDIRLELIKIKKENTELINENSALHQSNDESQKLIKDLRKEIEELKAINASHRQEADAKLLMKEEEFRLFKLDNKVDTKLVENLEKKVEQRDAQVSKLKEDLSRVMEINTTSDKEIIALNSTISSMRNELNDTVVMKNDLLSNISAKEVEHSKERNGLENEIKTLSAKVDELTEDYENLMEITQSRQKNADLLVNDLNNIIIKLMNDMKRLAENIFEYFLEFCFVLESMGLLLTMDGDVYKITRVKGLRSKKTVDDPNDTSFISIEKPSSKVIDEVDKSMSWVTTISNLSSILPEVPGTSSTASENGHESNEEESNKFNSQSLKLITIFNEIFTANNAKFEDFLRIISFQENVQLQEDSAHNSKFFLNAISKRFRDVEGFAKRQTKENKIKEQEIHKLVGRLATKISMNGFQIGDLVLFLPTRIDRAVEVANESIQPWAAFNIGAPHYFLKVDDEERTKNKEWMVGRVESIEENKVTDENAGDLSSNPFQLSVGVVWYLVEAKEEHF
- the RXT2 gene encoding conserved hypothetical protein, which produces MLDPTSLEIISRFKQAVLTRDSSSQSPNLATSNRGSKLMMPTATMDTLHSKVVEYDGVNHLVLTNDSIEKSNFRNKRKWNDFYGNARDELDEVEDEEDDEDEDDESNNDENEDDHPLKRLKIAEILAPLNHPSEIVSHPAISKTYKSQVLNKLATELIELIEVEQENLNCLNKLLQVLNGEDWFYLLEENLGLQEYDHGLDEDRSKNSEGSSKTNGSKAVENDLQAEQDEEVVDPFFALPEALKRYESHQVQFETDDELTVLKDELINYLQVSIQRQHEYIKNLSVLRNGIVRADRLKKDLHKWGKEMHDKKSS